A region of Bombus pascuorum unplaced genomic scaffold, iyBomPasc1.1, whole genome shotgun sequence DNA encodes the following proteins:
- the LOC132915808 gene encoding cytosolic endo-beta-N-acetylglucosaminidase-like translates to MKSKLKNSLALAKNHSRDIYDIYVGLDIWGRGCPGGGGFNSSYALQKIRHEGLSVALFGPGWTHEFFGSKTFQEVEDLFWAQLFPYLYVHVSIYEEEVFKTSFCRGSGSMYYRCGQVCQILTNTLFLTN, encoded by the exons atgaaatcaaaattgaaaaacagtttggcacttgcaaaaaatcacagcagagatatttatgatatttatgtaggacTTGATATTTGGGGAAGAGGTTGTCCTGGcggtggtggatttaattcatcatat gctttacaaaaaatacgacacgaaggactttctgttgcactttttggtccaggttggactcacgaatttttcggatctaagacattccaagaagtagaagatctattttgggcacagttgtttccttatttatatgttcatgTATCTATCTATGAAGAAGAAGTATTCAAAACATCATTTTGCCGTGGCAGTGGTAGCATGTATTATCGCTGTGGTCAGGTATGTCAAATTTTGACaaacacattatttttaacaaactga